Proteins co-encoded in one Desulfobulbaceae bacterium genomic window:
- the xrt gene encoding exosortase, whose product MMILSRLIQWIVIVGLAVFFYWDVLTAWGQNLWDDPNYSHGLLIPFIAMYIVREKQAQLQRAKQQTYWPGLVVVCLAVLLYAAGYVGAEFFTKRLSFLVLLYGMILFLEGKEVAKILRFPVAVLFFAVPLPYVLYNSVAFPLKLIASKIAAFLIALTGMPVFLEGNVIALSHTTMEVVDACSGIRSLMTLFTLAFLLGYFQHKQTWKRVIVLLLATPVAVFSNAVRVTATGILTKYDPAWAEGSLHDTTGWLVFVLAFAMLLAGSALLKGGRSEKL is encoded by the coding sequence ATGATGATATTGTCGAGGTTAATTCAGTGGATAGTTATTGTGGGGCTTGCAGTCTTTTTTTACTGGGATGTGCTGACTGCCTGGGGTCAAAATCTATGGGACGATCCGAATTACTCGCACGGCCTGCTTATACCGTTTATTGCCATGTATATTGTCAGGGAGAAACAAGCTCAGTTGCAACGAGCAAAACAGCAGACATATTGGCCAGGCCTGGTTGTCGTTTGTTTAGCGGTTTTGCTTTATGCGGCTGGGTATGTCGGGGCAGAATTTTTCACTAAACGGCTCTCCTTTCTGGTTTTGTTGTACGGAATGATTCTCTTTCTGGAAGGCAAAGAGGTTGCAAAAATCCTTCGATTTCCAGTGGCGGTACTTTTTTTCGCTGTTCCATTGCCGTATGTTCTTTATAACTCGGTGGCATTTCCTTTAAAGTTGATTGCATCAAAGATAGCAGCCTTCCTTATTGCCCTCACAGGTATGCCAGTTTTTTTGGAAGGTAATGTTATTGCGCTTTCACATACTACCATGGAAGTGGTTGATGCCTGCAGCGGTATTCGGTCGTTGATGACACTTTTTACTCTCGCCTTTCTGCTCGGCTATTTTCAGCACAAACAAACCTGGAAAAGAGTTATTGTTTTGTTGCTTGCCACGCCGGTTGCGGTTTTCAGTAATGCTGTGCGCGTTACTGCAACGGGAATATTAACCAAATACGACCCAGCCTGGGCGGAAGGAAGCCTGCATGACACAACGGGATGGTTGGTTTTTGTGTTGGCCTTTGCGATGTTGCTGGCTGGTTCGGCTCTTTTGAAAGGGGGGCGAAGTGAAAAACTTTAA
- a CDS encoding nucleotide sugar dehydrogenase: MDISKSCVAVVGLGYVGLPLAIAFGKQIKTIGYDLKKESIEAYRKGIDPNEEVDSEGFAESKLTQFTNDPKDIAQADFIIVAVPTPIDQARQPDLSPMVGAAQTAGKQMKKGAVVIFESTVYPGVTEEICVPILEKVSGMVWKKDFFVGYSPERINPGDKEHTLTKIVKVVSGDCEETLAGVKALYESIIVAGVYPTKSIKEAEAAKVIENTQRDLNIALMNELAVIFDRLDIDTKNVLEAAGTKWNFLPFRPGLVGGHCIGVDPYYLTHKAETVGYHPEVILAGRRINDGMGKFIAEKTVKMMLHSDRRAQRRVGILGLTFKENCPDLRNSKVVDIINELKAYDMTVLVYDPKVTKDDAMRHMGVKLCDWEDLQDLGALIFAVPHRELLAKSVADLVGTLTEKGSLIDVKSVLDVAEVKKHDVNFWRL; the protein is encoded by the coding sequence ATGGATATTTCAAAATCATGTGTTGCGGTTGTTGGGTTAGGGTACGTAGGGCTGCCGCTGGCAATTGCCTTTGGTAAGCAGATTAAAACGATTGGTTACGACCTGAAAAAAGAAAGTATTGAGGCCTATCGAAAGGGAATAGATCCCAATGAAGAGGTCGATTCAGAAGGTTTTGCCGAATCTAAACTTACTCAGTTTACCAACGACCCAAAGGACATTGCGCAGGCGGATTTTATTATTGTTGCGGTGCCAACTCCAATCGATCAGGCCAGGCAACCAGATCTGTCTCCAATGGTTGGGGCGGCTCAAACGGCAGGAAAGCAGATGAAAAAAGGCGCGGTGGTTATTTTTGAGTCCACCGTTTATCCTGGAGTTACCGAAGAGATATGTGTGCCGATCCTCGAAAAAGTTTCCGGCATGGTCTGGAAAAAAGATTTCTTTGTCGGCTACTCCCCGGAGCGGATAAATCCAGGCGATAAAGAGCACACCCTGACCAAGATTGTCAAGGTTGTTTCCGGGGATTGTGAGGAGACCCTGGCCGGTGTCAAAGCGCTTTACGAATCGATTATTGTTGCCGGAGTATACCCAACCAAATCAATAAAAGAGGCAGAAGCGGCCAAAGTTATTGAAAATACCCAGCGGGACTTGAACATAGCCCTGATGAATGAACTTGCTGTGATTTTTGATCGTTTAGACATCGACACTAAAAATGTGCTGGAAGCTGCCGGCACTAAGTGGAACTTTCTACCTTTTCGACCGGGCCTGGTTGGCGGCCATTGTATAGGTGTTGATCCCTATTATCTAACACACAAAGCTGAGACCGTTGGCTATCACCCTGAAGTGATTTTAGCAGGAAGAAGAATTAATGACGGAATGGGAAAGTTTATTGCCGAAAAAACCGTGAAGATGATGCTTCATTCTGACAGACGAGCGCAACGGCGGGTTGGGATTCTCGGCTTGACCTTTAAAGAAAACTGCCCCGACTTAAGAAATTCAAAAGTTGTTGATATTATAAATGAATTGAAAGCCTATGACATGACAGTTTTGGTTTATGATCCTAAGGTCACTAAAGATGATGCTATGCGTCATATGGGGGTTAAACTCTGTGATTGGGAAGATTTACAGGATCTTGGTGCCTTGATCTTTGCTGTGCCGCACAGGGAACTGTTGGCTAAAAGTGTGGCAGACCTTGTTGGAACTTTAACAGAAAAGGGTTCCCTAATTGATGTAAAATCGGTGCTTGATGTCGCAGAAGTCAAGAAACATGATGTCAATTTCTGGAGACTGTAA
- a CDS encoding TIGR03013 family PEP-CTERM/XrtA system glycosyltransferase, translating to MPYFSGKYYPLRRIVFFFGEGLLIFTAIYIINRIFLASEGQEVVAAVTVWRSAMVTVIFQLSLYFFDLYDLNVYSSFSETATRMTQAFGFGCIALAGLYYLFPVFVIPTSVFGVGYLLVCSFLAGWRFFYIFAVGKRVFSERIIILGTGEFAGSIAQEVTGKLDSGYEIAAFVGSQKPGFDVGKVPFYETSENNLGDLCRKYEAERLIVALEDRRGTMPVGQLVQCKLDGIEITAGTGFYEDMTGKLMVEKVNPDWIIFSTGFTIGRINNVLKRVGDIALALVGLVFASPIMLISACIVKLESPGPVFYKQERVGLRNRRFDVFKFRSMKQDAEKDGAVWAMKNDTRVTRFGGFIRKVRIDELPQLWNVLMGEMSFVGPRPERPVFVKQLNDKIPFYSLRHNIKPGVTGWAQICYPYGASEEDALRKLEYDLYYLKNLSFSLDLWILFQTIKTVLFQKGAR from the coding sequence ATGCCTTATTTTTCGGGGAAATATTATCCCCTTCGCCGTATAGTGTTCTTTTTCGGTGAAGGGCTACTAATTTTCACAGCCATATACATCATCAACAGAATCTTTCTGGCGAGTGAAGGGCAAGAGGTTGTTGCTGCCGTAACTGTCTGGCGCAGCGCAATGGTTACTGTTATTTTTCAGTTGAGCCTGTACTTTTTTGATCTCTATGACCTTAATGTCTACTCGTCTTTTTCTGAAACAGCAACACGCATGACTCAGGCCTTTGGTTTCGGGTGCATTGCCCTTGCCGGTTTATACTACCTGTTCCCTGTATTTGTGATCCCGACATCGGTATTTGGAGTGGGGTATCTTCTTGTTTGTTCTTTTCTCGCCGGGTGGCGATTTTTTTATATTTTTGCGGTGGGCAAACGAGTTTTCTCTGAAAGAATTATTATTCTTGGGACGGGTGAGTTCGCTGGCAGTATCGCTCAAGAAGTAACCGGAAAGCTTGATTCTGGCTACGAAATTGCCGCATTTGTGGGGTCACAAAAACCGGGGTTTGATGTTGGGAAAGTACCCTTTTATGAAACCAGCGAAAATAACCTCGGAGACCTCTGCCGCAAGTATGAGGCTGAACGCTTAATTGTGGCGCTTGAGGATAGACGGGGAACAATGCCGGTTGGCCAGCTGGTGCAGTGTAAATTAGATGGTATTGAAATTACGGCGGGTACCGGCTTCTACGAAGATATGACCGGCAAGTTGATGGTGGAAAAAGTCAATCCAGATTGGATTATTTTTTCGACGGGCTTTACCATAGGCAGAATAAATAATGTGTTGAAGCGAGTTGGTGATATTGCTCTTGCCCTGGTGGGCTTGGTGTTCGCTTCGCCGATAATGTTGATCAGCGCTTGCATTGTTAAGTTGGAGTCGCCAGGGCCAGTTTTTTATAAACAGGAACGAGTAGGTCTGCGAAACAGAAGGTTTGATGTTTTTAAATTTCGGTCCATGAAGCAGGATGCTGAAAAAGATGGCGCCGTTTGGGCCATGAAAAACGACACCCGTGTTACCAGGTTTGGCGGGTTTATTCGCAAGGTCCGCATTGATGAGCTTCCTCAGTTGTGGAATGTTTTAATGGGGGAGATGAGTTTTGTCGGACCTCGACCTGAGAGACCTGTTTTTGTGAAACAACTCAATGACAAAATTCCATTTTATTCCCTCCGTCACAACATTAAGCCGGGCGTTACCGGATGGGCGCAAATTTGCTATCCTTATGGAGCCTCGGAAGAGGATGCTCTTCGTAAACTTGAGTATGATCTGTATTACTTGAAAAATCTCAGCTTTTCCTTGGATCTTTGGATTCTTTTTCAAACAATCAAAACAGTGCTCTTCCAGAAGGGAGCTCGATGA
- the epsI gene encoding EpsI family protein has translation MKNFKGSIVLCLILVASIWWFKGLGTIVPQEMPTPFSEFPKVIGNFTFAGSQQFSEAVVESAGMDEYIMWSYKDPDGYVLGLYVGFYRDQTEGSIIHSPKHCMPGSGWEPSEVGTVEFQDPQGHRFKVNRMVLQKGVDKQLAYYWYQGRGRVLASEYADRAYMVLDSIALKRSDGALVRITGPGNNVDEYSKKQQQFMGSLMPVLEKFLPQ, from the coding sequence GTGAAAAACTTTAAGGGCTCCATTGTTTTATGCCTGATTCTGGTCGCTTCTATCTGGTGGTTTAAAGGTCTGGGCACGATTGTACCTCAGGAGATGCCGACACCATTTTCTGAGTTCCCGAAAGTAATTGGCAATTTTACCTTTGCCGGATCGCAACAGTTTAGCGAAGCTGTTGTTGAGAGTGCTGGCATGGATGAGTACATCATGTGGTCGTATAAAGATCCTGATGGTTACGTTTTAGGGCTTTATGTCGGCTTTTACCGTGATCAGACAGAGGGTTCAATTATCCACTCGCCCAAACATTGCATGCCCGGAAGTGGTTGGGAACCATCAGAAGTAGGAACCGTTGAGTTTCAAGATCCTCAAGGGCACCGCTTCAAGGTGAACCGTATGGTATTGCAAAAAGGTGTTGATAAACAGTTGGCCTACTACTGGTATCAAGGCAGGGGGCGGGTGCTTGCCAGTGAATATGCTGACCGGGCGTATATGGTGCTTGATTCGATTGCTTTGAAGCGATCGGATGGGGCTTTGGTTCGTATTACAGGGCCAGGGAATAATGTTGACGAGTATAGTAAGAAACAGCAGCAATTCATGGGCTCCTTAATGCCTGTTTTGGAAAAGTTTTTACCACAATAG
- the glmS gene encoding glutamine--fructose-6-phosphate transaminase (isomerizing) — MCGIVGYVGNRKVVPIIIEGLKRLEYRGYDSAGLVYLEGDTLVKHRSQGKLINLEEKMDAIEVASHIGLGHTRWATHGAPSEANAHPHSDCTGNVVVVHNGIIENYRSLREELQAKGHTFTSETDTEVMAHLIEEYLEDDLVAAIRKAVALVEGSYALGVLWAGQPDRIVAVRNQSPLVLGVKEGGGSFMASDIPALLPYTKDVVFLDDGELAVLQKDSWQVLNIKSGEPVEKAVNTIDWNAGMAEKAGFKHFMLKEIFEQPQAILNTFRGRFDPETGEVNLPEINLSIEQLAKISRISLVACGTSWHAALVAKYWIEKWARIPVDVDIASEFRYRSLILDENVLVVPISQSGETADTLAGMRLARTLGAKIVAICNVVGSTVTREADGIIYTHAGPEIGVASTKAFTCQLVALFLLTLYLAQAKKTITEDESRALCGVMLDIPIILEREIGRIQNDVEQIAEAFVKSRDFLYLGRGANFPIALEGALKLKEISYIHAEGYAAGELKHGPIALIDKDMPVLALAPKDSVYQKVISNVEEVKARNGRMILIGTEGDQNLARIAEQVIYLPEIHEDLNPILYVIPLQLLSYEIANLRGCDVDQPRNLAKSVTVE; from the coding sequence ATGTGCGGTATCGTCGGCTACGTCGGGAATCGAAAGGTAGTACCAATTATTATAGAAGGCCTCAAACGCCTCGAGTACAGGGGCTACGACTCTGCCGGCCTCGTATATCTTGAAGGCGATACGCTGGTAAAACACCGGAGTCAGGGCAAACTCATCAATCTTGAGGAGAAGATGGATGCCATTGAGGTTGCCAGCCACATTGGATTAGGTCATACCCGTTGGGCCACTCATGGTGCCCCATCAGAAGCCAATGCGCATCCTCATAGCGATTGTACCGGCAATGTCGTGGTGGTGCATAATGGAATAATTGAAAATTATCGCTCACTGCGTGAGGAGCTTCAGGCCAAGGGGCATACCTTTACCTCCGAAACAGATACTGAGGTTATGGCACATCTCATCGAAGAATATCTTGAGGATGATCTTGTGGCTGCAATTCGCAAGGCGGTTGCTCTGGTTGAGGGATCGTACGCCCTTGGTGTTCTGTGGGCTGGTCAACCGGATAGAATTGTAGCGGTTAGGAATCAAAGCCCTTTGGTTTTAGGTGTTAAAGAGGGGGGGGGCTCTTTTATGGCCTCTGATATCCCGGCCTTGTTGCCCTATACGAAGGATGTTGTTTTCTTAGATGATGGGGAGTTGGCAGTTCTGCAAAAAGATAGCTGGCAGGTCTTGAATATTAAAAGCGGTGAGCCTGTTGAAAAAGCGGTTAACACTATTGACTGGAATGCCGGCATGGCCGAAAAGGCTGGGTTTAAGCATTTTATGCTGAAAGAGATTTTTGAGCAGCCCCAGGCAATATTGAACACCTTTCGGGGGCGTTTTGACCCTGAAACCGGAGAGGTGAACCTGCCCGAAATCAATTTAAGCATCGAGCAGCTTGCCAAGATTTCCAGAATCTCCCTTGTTGCTTGTGGCACCTCCTGGCACGCTGCTTTGGTGGCTAAATACTGGATTGAAAAATGGGCGCGAATCCCTGTTGATGTCGATATCGCCTCTGAGTTTCGCTATCGAAGCCTTATCCTTGACGAGAACGTATTGGTTGTGCCGATCTCGCAATCGGGTGAAACCGCTGACACCCTGGCAGGTATGCGGCTGGCTAGGACATTAGGGGCCAAAATTGTTGCTATCTGCAATGTGGTCGGCAGTACAGTGACCCGTGAGGCGGATGGGATTATCTATACCCATGCCGGACCGGAAATTGGAGTGGCGTCCACTAAGGCCTTTACCTGTCAGTTGGTCGCTCTCTTCCTGTTAACGCTTTATCTTGCCCAAGCCAAAAAAACCATCACGGAAGATGAAAGCCGGGCCCTGTGCGGTGTCATGCTGGATATTCCCATAATTTTAGAAAGGGAAATTGGCCGAATTCAAAACGATGTTGAGCAAATTGCCGAAGCCTTTGTCAAAAGCCGTGATTTTCTCTATCTAGGCAGGGGCGCAAATTTCCCGATCGCTTTGGAGGGCGCATTAAAGCTTAAAGAAATTTCCTATATTCACGCAGAGGGCTATGCCGCCGGTGAATTAAAACATGGCCCCATTGCTTTAATTGATAAAGATATGCCGGTATTGGCCTTAGCCCCTAAAGATTCGGTTTACCAGAAAGTTATCTCTAATGTTGAGGAGGTTAAGGCCCGCAATGGCCGAATGATTCTGATCGGCACTGAAGGGGATCAGAATCTGGCCCGCATTGCGGAGCAGGTGATTTACCTTCCAGAGATTCATGAGGATCTAAACCCGATTCTCTACGTCATTCCTTTGCAGCTGTTGTCATATGAAATTGCAAATCTGCGTGGCTGTGATGTTGATCAGCCCAGAAATTTAGCCAAAAGTGTAACTGTCGAGTAA